A single region of the Solwaraspora sp. WMMD791 genome encodes:
- a CDS encoding acetylxylan esterase: protein MPQFDLPLAQLRSYAPVVPEPDDFDTFWKSTLDEAAPHEILVDVRPEPTDLRLFDTWQVTFTGFGGDPVHAWYTRPVGIDTALPAVVEYLGYGRGRGLPHERLTWPAAGYAHLLMDSRGQGDQYGNGGDTPDPHPVGVGGPGPVTRGITEPSRYYYRRLITDAVRAVTAVRALPGVDATRVTAAGNSQGGGLALAVAGLVGDLAALVSTAPFGCHWQRAIEITDDEPYGDVARYLAVHRDAEAAVRHTLSYVDGVSFARRAVAPGHFGVGLRDTTCPPSTVFAAYNQYGAGNGRPAPPPAEIHVYPFNGHEGGEAEQVRRQLRWLRALVG, encoded by the coding sequence ATGCCCCAGTTCGACCTGCCGTTGGCCCAGCTGCGCTCCTACGCCCCGGTGGTGCCGGAGCCGGACGACTTCGACACCTTCTGGAAGTCCACTCTAGACGAGGCGGCCCCGCACGAGATCCTGGTCGACGTCCGGCCGGAGCCGACCGACCTACGGTTGTTCGACACGTGGCAGGTGACCTTCACCGGATTCGGCGGCGACCCGGTCCACGCCTGGTACACCCGCCCGGTCGGGATCGACACCGCGCTGCCGGCCGTCGTGGAGTACCTCGGCTACGGGCGCGGGCGTGGCCTGCCGCACGAGCGGCTCACCTGGCCCGCCGCCGGCTACGCCCATCTGCTGATGGACTCCCGCGGCCAGGGTGACCAGTACGGCAACGGCGGCGACACCCCCGATCCGCACCCGGTCGGCGTCGGCGGGCCGGGTCCGGTGACCCGGGGCATCACCGAGCCGTCCCGGTACTACTACCGACGGTTGATCACCGACGCCGTACGCGCCGTCACGGCGGTCCGGGCGCTGCCCGGCGTCGACGCGACCCGGGTGACCGCCGCCGGCAACAGCCAGGGCGGGGGCCTGGCCCTCGCCGTCGCCGGCCTGGTCGGCGACCTGGCCGCACTGGTCAGCACCGCGCCGTTCGGCTGCCACTGGCAGCGGGCGATCGAGATCACCGACGACGAGCCGTACGGCGACGTGGCCCGCTATCTGGCGGTGCACCGTGACGCCGAGGCCGCCGTGCGTCACACCTTGTCCTACGTGGATGGCGTGTCGTTCGCCCGCCGGGCGGTGGCGCCCGGGCACTTCGGTGTCGGCCTGCGGGACACCACCTGCCCGCCGAGCACCGTCTTCGCCGCCTACAACCAGTACGGCGCCGGAAATGGTCGCCCGGCACCGCCACCCGCCGAGATCCACGTCTACCCGTTCAACGGCCATGAAGGGGGCGAAGCGGAGCAGGTCCGGCGGCAACTGCGCTGGCTCCGTGCGCTCGTGGGCTGA
- a CDS encoding methyltransferase, whose amino-acid sequence MTELAPFQQLLTMTDLLVPAAVRAAATLGIADHIAGGATTPDEIARRAGSVPDVTATLLRYLAEIGLLDRDDDDTYALTPLAEPLRTDHPQSVRTMLRNDGMIGGSTLALLRLDHTVRTGRPGYAAEYGRDYWEAVNHDPAFDAEWQEQAAAADRAAGQALAWDAGTVVTGYDWSTVDSFVDVGGHLGSLTLALVRAHPHLRGTLVDLRNVSTQAGRRFARSEVADRLRAIEGSFFDPLPAGHDVYLLSAILADWSDDEAVLILKRCREAAGDRGAVLVADIAMPISGPGAELQLRSMMPAPARSAAQIEELAAAAGLRLSWRGPGTAVRTLLEFTTA is encoded by the coding sequence ATGACTGAGCTCGCGCCGTTCCAGCAACTGTTGACCATGACCGACCTTCTGGTCCCGGCCGCCGTGCGCGCGGCGGCGACGCTCGGGATCGCCGACCACATCGCGGGCGGCGCCACCACACCGGACGAGATCGCCCGGCGCGCCGGGTCCGTCCCCGACGTGACCGCCACGTTGCTGCGCTATCTCGCCGAGATCGGGCTGCTCGACCGCGACGACGACGACACCTACGCCCTGACGCCACTGGCCGAACCGCTGCGCACCGACCATCCGCAGAGTGTCCGCACGATGCTGCGCAACGACGGCATGATCGGTGGCAGCACCCTGGCGCTGCTGCGCCTTGACCACACCGTACGGACCGGTCGGCCCGGCTACGCCGCCGAGTACGGCCGGGACTACTGGGAGGCCGTGAACCACGACCCGGCGTTCGACGCCGAATGGCAGGAGCAGGCCGCCGCGGCGGACCGGGCCGCCGGACAGGCGCTGGCCTGGGACGCCGGCACGGTGGTCACCGGGTACGACTGGAGCACCGTCGACAGCTTCGTCGACGTCGGCGGACACCTGGGCAGCCTGACGCTGGCGCTGGTCCGCGCCCACCCGCACCTGCGTGGCACCCTGGTCGACCTGCGCAACGTCTCGACACAGGCCGGCCGCCGGTTCGCCCGCAGCGAGGTCGCCGACCGGCTGCGAGCGATCGAGGGCAGCTTCTTCGACCCGCTGCCCGCCGGTCACGACGTCTACCTGCTGTCGGCGATCCTGGCCGACTGGTCCGACGACGAGGCCGTACTGATCCTCAAGCGCTGCCGCGAGGCCGCCGGCGACCGGGGCGCGGTGCTGGTCGCCGACATCGCGATGCCGATCAGCGGGCCCGGCGCGGAGCTGCAGTTGCGCTCGATGATGCCCGCCCCGGCCCGCAGCGCCGCACAGATCGAGGAGCTGGCGGCGGCGGCCGGGCTACGGCTGTCCTGGCGCGGCCCCGGCACCGCC
- the lxmK gene encoding class V lanthionine synthetase subunit LxmK, with amino-acid sequence MTTKQVTPIDLDTVPEIDKILVDLGLGPFDRGSVTSPIGRNDAWLGVTATGRDVFVKKLTGHVDDTKNRMRRLLGFEQFAAGAHLENVRWPQFIGSDEQHRVVVFERVADAINGAALMVDETFTTAHARQVGRAVGHLHASAVPDDIELDESTPAFPPVAFLEGLPLSVFLKSSAGEIEAWRLLQNDPELITAVTRLRDAEQQAPRVPSHCDLRVDQFLISDEHLFITDWEEFRLADPARDVGAFAGEWIYRSVLDLVTNRGDEAFVDTEFTHDLVLRRGVEKMRRLLPLVHEFWQAYRQVRPQVDAGLAVRATAFAGWHLLDRLVAGALSSSRLSAIQRAAAGVGRAALVNPERFATTLGFGGDK; translated from the coding sequence ATGACCACGAAGCAGGTGACACCGATCGATCTGGACACCGTCCCGGAGATCGATAAGATCCTTGTTGACCTGGGCCTGGGCCCGTTCGACCGGGGCTCGGTGACGTCGCCGATCGGCCGCAACGATGCTTGGCTCGGCGTCACCGCGACCGGGAGAGACGTCTTTGTCAAGAAGCTCACCGGGCACGTCGACGACACAAAGAACCGCATGCGCCGGCTTCTCGGATTCGAGCAGTTCGCGGCTGGGGCACACCTGGAGAATGTCCGCTGGCCGCAGTTCATCGGCAGCGACGAACAACACCGGGTCGTCGTATTCGAACGGGTCGCCGACGCGATCAACGGCGCGGCGCTCATGGTGGACGAGACCTTCACCACGGCACACGCCCGGCAGGTCGGACGGGCCGTCGGTCACCTGCACGCCAGCGCGGTACCGGACGACATCGAGCTGGACGAGTCCACCCCGGCGTTCCCGCCGGTGGCGTTCCTCGAAGGGCTGCCCCTGTCGGTCTTCCTCAAGTCCAGCGCCGGTGAGATCGAGGCGTGGCGGCTGCTGCAGAACGATCCGGAGCTGATCACTGCGGTGACCCGGCTGCGCGACGCCGAGCAGCAGGCACCCCGGGTGCCGTCCCACTGCGATCTGCGGGTCGACCAGTTCCTGATCAGCGACGAACACCTGTTCATCACCGACTGGGAGGAGTTCCGGCTGGCCGACCCGGCCCGCGACGTCGGCGCCTTCGCCGGCGAGTGGATCTACCGGTCGGTGCTGGACCTGGTGACGAACCGAGGCGACGAGGCCTTCGTGGACACCGAGTTCACCCACGATCTCGTGCTGCGGCGCGGCGTCGAGAAGATGCGCCGGCTGCTGCCGCTGGTCCACGAGTTCTGGCAGGCGTACCGGCAGGTCCGCCCGCAGGTCGACGCCGGACTCGCGGTCCGCGCGACCGCGTTCGCCGGCTGGCACCTGCTGGACCGCCTCGTCGCCGGGGCGCTCTCCTCCTCCCGCCTGTCCGCCATCCAGCGCGCCGCCGCCGGCGTCGGCCGGGCCGCGCTGGTCAACCCCGAACGCTTCGCCACCACCCTCGGCTTCGGAGGCGACAAATGA
- a CDS encoding T3SS effector HopA1 family protein, producing the protein MTLHAAPPARPQSPPPHHRLAESVREAVRQIRVSADRTTAVVGGREITAGFPRELRRLLAESIYNVLHSGQPDGQVPTRLRDDALERRLIAAVPHRQIEIRAVARSAVGHDAAGNPRILVEREGLRIWVPPTALTSTHHAPGEPVSLTVPPWRAALSPGFFLVDGSRQRDPGRRVLRVYLHLVDVDHAVQAWGQVLNHLEAHQVPYRAKVLSARELYPRRDAIVVYLTDDHVHVATDLAGLARTLPGTAPQTSVFTDRLAPGVGTAWEPVDTVAGRQGLSFGQHRATVLAAALVEAADDLTRVDPLIVQRFTEAGIDPANPARNLAG; encoded by the coding sequence ATGACGCTGCACGCCGCACCACCGGCCCGACCGCAGTCACCACCGCCGCACCACCGGCTCGCCGAGTCGGTACGCGAGGCGGTCCGGCAGATCCGGGTCTCGGCGGACCGCACCACCGCCGTCGTCGGCGGCCGCGAGATCACCGCCGGGTTTCCCCGGGAACTGCGCCGGCTGCTCGCCGAGTCGATCTACAACGTGCTGCACTCCGGTCAGCCGGACGGGCAGGTGCCGACCCGGCTGCGCGACGACGCGCTCGAACGCCGGCTCATCGCCGCGGTGCCGCACCGGCAGATCGAGATCCGGGCCGTCGCCCGCTCGGCCGTCGGGCACGACGCCGCCGGCAACCCCCGGATTCTCGTCGAACGCGAAGGCCTGCGGATCTGGGTGCCGCCCACGGCGCTGACCTCGACCCACCACGCACCCGGTGAACCGGTGTCGCTGACGGTGCCGCCATGGCGCGCCGCGCTGTCGCCCGGGTTCTTCCTGGTCGACGGCTCCCGGCAGCGTGACCCCGGCCGGCGGGTACTCCGGGTCTACCTGCACCTGGTCGATGTCGACCACGCGGTGCAGGCCTGGGGGCAGGTGCTGAACCACCTGGAGGCGCACCAGGTGCCGTACCGGGCGAAGGTCCTCTCCGCCCGCGAGCTGTATCCGCGACGCGACGCGATCGTCGTCTACCTCACCGACGATCACGTCCACGTCGCCACCGACCTGGCCGGGCTCGCCCGGACGCTGCCCGGCACCGCACCGCAGACGTCGGTCTTCACCGACCGGCTCGCTCCCGGCGTCGGGACGGCCTGGGAGCCGGTCGACACCGTCGCCGGCCGGCAGGGGCTCAGCTTCGGCCAGCACCGCGCGACTGTCCTGGCCGCCGCGCTCGTCGAGGCCGCCGACGACCTGACCCGGGTGGATCCGCTGATCGTCCAGCGGTTCACCGAGGCCGGCATCGACCCGGCCAACCCGGCCCGCAACCTGGCTGGCTGA
- a CDS encoding LxmA leader domain family RiPP — MQDKANDIEELLAGYETYSTAEDIDVSAVSDAPATTWGCAAVTAGISWMSGQVVSKTIDDGC, encoded by the coding sequence ATGCAGGACAAGGCGAACGACATCGAGGAACTGCTCGCCGGCTACGAGACGTACAGCACCGCCGAGGACATCGACGTGTCGGCCGTCTCGGACGCCCCCGCCACCACCTGGGGCTGCGCCGCCGTCACCGCCGGCATCAGCTGGATGAGCGGCCAGGTCGTGTCGAAGACCATCGACGACGGCTGCTGA
- a CDS encoding LysR family transcriptional regulator: MNERELQAFVAVAEHGRMDLAAKSLGYSQPAVSYQIKCLEMALGTKLFVRTSSGATLTRTGALVLPSAQAVLTLMRGIKATTGDLALAA; the protein is encoded by the coding sequence GTGAACGAGCGGGAGTTGCAGGCCTTCGTCGCGGTCGCCGAGCACGGTCGGATGGATCTGGCCGCCAAATCCCTTGGCTACTCACAGCCAGCGGTCAGCTACCAGATCAAGTGTCTGGAGATGGCGCTCGGCACCAAGTTGTTCGTCCGTACGTCGTCCGGTGCGACCCTCACCCGTACCGGGGCACTGGTGCTCCCCTCCGCGCAGGCGGTGCTGACCCTCATGCGTGGGATCAAGGCCACCACCGGGGATCTTGCCCTGGCCGCCTGA
- a CDS encoding LacI family DNA-binding transcriptional regulator, whose amino-acid sequence MTEAPPATPPPPAGPPTRASDDAGGQPSPATIATIADEVGVSVTTVSKVLNGKSDVAPQTRARVEASLDRHQYRRRARRPPIRTDQLDLVFHQFDSLWAMEIIKAVETVASAAGIGLHLSQLGGRHTPPDQWLDATLARRPLGVLFVLCHLSERHRDLLARQLIPFVVIDTDSATSASVPTVGSNNWNGGLIATRHLLQLGHRRIAIISGPSDVLCAQARTAGFRSAHDEAGLPVPADLIRHGDFYVDAGFAHGMALLDRPDRPTAIFAGSDMQALGVLRAARQLGLDVPGDLSVIGYDNVPVAAWTVPALTTVHQPLRDMAGTAAQMLLDLARGAELSTSRIDLVTELVIRESTAPPAPRLI is encoded by the coding sequence ATGACAGAGGCACCACCGGCCACCCCGCCGCCACCAGCCGGTCCACCGACCCGCGCATCGGACGACGCTGGCGGGCAGCCCTCCCCGGCCACCATCGCCACCATCGCCGACGAGGTCGGCGTCTCGGTCACCACTGTATCCAAGGTTCTCAATGGTAAATCGGACGTCGCGCCGCAGACCAGGGCCCGGGTCGAGGCAAGTCTCGATCGACACCAGTACCGTCGGCGGGCCCGTCGCCCACCGATCCGCACTGATCAGCTCGACCTGGTCTTCCACCAGTTCGACTCGCTCTGGGCAATGGAGATCATCAAAGCGGTCGAAACGGTGGCCAGCGCCGCCGGAATCGGCCTGCACCTGAGCCAGCTCGGCGGCCGGCACACACCGCCGGACCAGTGGCTGGACGCGACCCTGGCCCGTCGGCCACTCGGGGTGCTCTTCGTGCTCTGCCACCTCAGCGAACGGCATCGGGACCTGCTGGCCCGCCAGCTGATCCCGTTCGTGGTGATCGACACCGACAGCGCGACCTCGGCCTCGGTGCCGACGGTCGGCTCGAACAACTGGAACGGCGGGCTCATCGCCACCCGGCACCTGCTGCAGCTGGGCCACCGGCGGATCGCGATCATCTCCGGTCCCAGTGACGTGCTGTGTGCGCAGGCCCGTACCGCCGGATTCCGGTCGGCCCACGACGAAGCCGGCCTGCCGGTCCCGGCCGACCTGATCCGGCACGGCGACTTCTATGTGGACGCTGGCTTCGCGCACGGCATGGCGCTGCTGGACCGGCCGGACCGGCCGACCGCCATCTTCGCCGGCTCGGACATGCAGGCGCTGGGGGTGCTGCGGGCCGCCCGGCAACTCGGCCTGGACGTGCCCGGCGACCTGTCCGTGATCGGCTACGACAACGTGCCGGTCGCCGCCTGGACGGTCCCCGCCCTGACCACGGTCCATCAACCGCTGCGCGACATGGCCGGTACCGCCGCCCAGATGCTGCTCGACCTGGCCCGTGGCGCCGAGTTGTCGACCAGCCGGATCGACCTGGTCACCGAGCTGGTGATCCGGGAGAGCACCGCCCCGCCCGCCCCCCGCCTGATCTGA